The genomic window GGGCGGCCGGAACGGTTGACGGCGATCACGTGCGCGCCGAGCGGAACGAGCATCGGGATCAGCGCGCGGCCGATACCGCCCGCACCGACAATGGTGACGGTCTTGCCGCGCAGCGAGCCGACGTGCGGGAAGAAGTCCTGTTGCCGCCAGCTGGCCGCACGCAGGTGCTCGGGCAGATACCGCACCCCGGCGAGCAGCAGCGCCAGCGCGTGCTCGGCGACGCTGGCGGCGAAAGCGCCTGCCGCGGAAGTGAATTGCGCCTTCGGATGCCTGGCGAAGATGCCCGCGGTGAACCAGTCCTCCACGCCGGCGGCAGGCAACTGCACCCACTCGATCGTGTCCGGCAACTCATCCGGAAACTCCCCGGGCCCACCCGCCCAGATCAACCCCCGCGCCTCGCCGAGGTCGGCCAGCGCCGCACCACCCTCCACGACCGCCTTCTCCAACAGCGCAGGCGGCGGCTCACCCGGCCCGATCGCTATCCCTACTGCCGGTCGGTTCATGGATGGACCTCCTTCGAAGCAGCACAGCGAACTCGCGAGGCACAACCAAAGCGCCCCAGCGACGTTATCACCGCCCCCGACCCGGCCACCCGGCGCACTTTTGCTCCCTCGCGCACGAACTCGCGAGCGGCTAGTCCTCGTCGAGGTCGGTTTGTTCGTCCAGGTCGGCGTCTACCTTGTCGCGGTCGGCCCATTCCAGTAGCTGATCGATGGCGAAGACCGCGTCGTCTATACCTT from Nocardia iowensis includes these protein-coding regions:
- a CDS encoding D-isomer specific 2-hydroxyacid dehydrogenase family protein; the encoded protein is MNRPAVGIAIGPGEPPPALLEKAVVEGGAALADLGEARGLIWAGGPGEFPDELPDTIEWVQLPAAGVEDWFTAGIFARHPKAQFTSAAGAFAASVAEHALALLLAGVRYLPEHLRAASWRQQDFFPHVGSLRGKTVTIVGAGGIGRALIPMLVPLGAHVIAVNRSGRPVTGPGIPETIETISTDHLSRVWPRTDHVVVAAPATAATNHLIGADVLARLKPSSWVINVARGSLIDTDALVAALASGAIAGAGLDVTEPEPLPDGHPLWVLPNAIVTPHDSNPPQLRFAAFADHVGANVQRFVEGKDLLAPIDPDRGY